One Chaetodon auriga isolate fChaAug3 unplaced genomic scaffold, fChaAug3.hap1 Scaffold_225, whole genome shotgun sequence genomic window carries:
- the LOC143317744 gene encoding uncharacterized protein LOC143317744, with protein MLMKSTFYSQRKDVNQGKDMKYLQENWPYWFHEIGMNVHFNELTGVDLKETFLKNVEQKGERLLHFMKTVAVNKSKRFYQAATKLQIMMGEQAVSTQVTEMVLLLLAYFDERDDVMFHYVEDTCLAGEVVMDRVPLTPTIVVCGQSCFSSRRMMLCVDHVIVNENISSFISSLCMMFGSYYCFNIHYPTALASTLEFLQREGDQSGANQCYAIAC; from the exons ATGCTGATGAAGTCCACATTCTACAGCCAGCGAAAAGACGTGAACCAAGGGAAAGACATGAAGTACCTCCAGGAAAACTGGCCATATTGGTTTCATGAAATTGGCATGAATGTTCACTTCAACGAGCTCACTGGAGTTGACCTGAAGGAAACCTTCTTGAAAAATGTGGAACAGAAGGGGGAACGGCTCTTGCACTTCATGAAGACAgttgctgtcaacaaatccaaaagaTTCTACCAAGCTGCAACAAAGCTACAGATTATGATGGGAGAACAGGCAGTCAGCACACAGGTCACAGAGATGGTGCTGCTTCTTCTGGCTTATTTTGACGAgagagatgatgtgatgttcCATTACGTGGAGGACACTTGCCTGGCTGGAGAAGTGGTCATGGACCGAGTTCCCTTGACTCCAACGATTGTTGTATGTG gacaatcctgcttttcttccagaaggatgatgctgtgtgtggatcACGTCATCGTCAACGAGAAcatctcttccttcatctcctccttgtGCATGATGTTTGGCTCGTATTACTGCTTCAACATCCATTACCCAACTGCACTTGCATCAACCCTGGAGTTTCTACAGag AGAGGGGGACCAAAGTGGAGCGAACCAGTGCTACGCGattgcatgttaa